One part of the Arabidopsis thaliana chromosome 1 sequence genome encodes these proteins:
- a CDS encoding Protein kinase superfamily protein (Protein kinase superfamily protein; FUNCTIONS IN: protein serine/threonine kinase activity, protein kinase activity, kinase activity, ATP binding; INVOLVED IN: protein amino acid phosphorylation; LOCATED IN: chloroplast; EXPRESSED IN: 16 plant structures; EXPRESSED DURING: 9 growth stages; CONTAINS InterPro DOMAIN/s: Protein kinase, ATP binding site (InterPro:IPR017441), Protein kinase, catalytic domain (InterPro:IPR000719), Serine-threonine/tyrosine-protein kinase (InterPro:IPR001245), Protein kinase-like domain (InterPro:IPR011009), Serine/threonine-protein kinase, active site (InterPro:IPR008271); BEST Arabidopsis thaliana protein match is: Protein kinase superfamily protein (TAIR:AT2G17220.2); Has 116163 Blast hits to 114236 proteins in 3679 species: Archae - 95; Bacteria - 13695; Metazoa - 42201; Fungi - 9798; Plants - 33057; Viruses - 410; Other Eukaryotes - 16907 (source: NCBI BLink).) translates to MGNICPGSGSSTVNHEPVSTKPLPVRRVQTPENKKFPPPLVAMPALHPTFPLPETGHKLRPAATPPREKPQHRTTRSVENPPREKPQEKTRSVENPPREKPQEKTRSVETPPQEKTRPVDNPPSKPVEKLGLGRKAVPPSGKIVTPNLKMFTLVELKTATKNFRPESVIGEGGFGQVFKGWVDEKTLAPSRAGVGIPVAVKKSNPDSEQGLHEWQCEVRFLGKFHHPNLVKLLGYCWEENQFLLVYEYLPKGSLENHLFSKGAEALPWDTRLKIAIEAAQGLTFLHNSEKSVIYRDFKASNILLDSNFHAKLSDFGLAKNGPINGFSHVTTRVMGTQGYAAPEYMATGHLYVRSDVYGFGVVLLELLTGLRALDPNRPSAQQNLVEWAKPGLNQKKKVQKMMDPRLEQKYPLLAVTKTAELILRCLEADPKNRPPMDDVLRELEVVRTIRDQPQEERRKRSSGPDTNRVRGNDSPYGRRTGRTG, encoded by the exons ATGGGAAACATCTGTCCTGGCTCTGGATCTTCCACTGTTAACCACGAACCTGTCTCCACCAAACCCCTCCCAG TGAGACGTGTGCAGACCCCAGAGAATAAAAAGTTTCCTCCGCCGCTGGTGGCGATGCCGGCGTTACATCCCACGTTTCCACTGCCGGAAACAGGACATAAACTGAGACCCGCCGCTACCCCGCCTCGTGAAAAACCGCAACATAGGACGACGAGATCCGTCGAGAACCCACCTCGTGAAAAACCGCAGGAGAAGACAAGATCCGTCGAGAACCCGCCTCGTGAAAAACCGCAGGAGAAAACAAGATCCGTTGAAACCCCACCTCAGGAGAAGACGAGACCCGTCGATAATCCGCCGTCAAAGCCGGTAGAAAAATTGGGTTTAGGAAGGAAAGCAGTGCCACCGAGTGGGAAGATAGTGACACCTAATCTAAAGATGTTTACATTAGTGGAGCTTAAGACGGCTACAAAGAACTTTCGACCAGAATCTGTGATCGGAGAAGGTGGATTCGGACAGGTTTTTAAAGGATGGGTGGATGAGAAAACATTAGCTCCGTCGAGAGCTGGCGTCGGAATACCAGTCGCCGTCAAGAAATCAAACCCTGATAGTGAGCAAGGCTTACATGAATGGCAG TGTGAAGTGAGATTCTTAGGGAAGTTTCATCATCCAAATTTGGTGAAGCTCTTGGGTTATTGCTGGGAAGAGAACCAGTTCCTTTTGGTCTATGAGTATTTGCCTAAAGGAAGCCTTGAAAATCACCTCTTCTCAA AAGGAGCAGAGGCATTACCTTGGGATACACGTTTGAAGATAGCCATTGAAGCAGCTCAAGGACTTACCTTTTTGCATAACTCCGAGAAGAGTGTTATCTATAGAGACTTCAAAGCTTCCAATATTCTTCTCGATTCC AACTTCCACGCCAAGCTTTCAGACTTCGGACTAGCTAAAAATGGGCCCATTAATGGATTCTCACACGTGACCACACGTGTCATGGGCACACAAGGCTATGCAGCTCCCGAGTACATGGCTACAG GTCATCTATATGTGAGGAGTGATGTTTACGGGTTTGGAGTGGTACTCTTAGAGCTCTTAACCGGTTTAAGAGCATTAGACCCAAACCGACCATCTGCGCAACAAAATCTTGTGGAATGGGCTAAACCGGGGTtgaaccagaagaagaaggttcaGAAAATGATGGATCCACGGCTCGAGCAGAAGTATCCACTTTTGGCGGTGACCAAAACCGCGGAGCTCATTCTTCGGTGTCTGGAGGCTGACCCGAAAAACCGACCGCCAATGGATGATGTGCTTAGAGAATTAGAAGTCGTAAGGACTATCAGAGACCAACCCCAAGAAGAGAGGCGTAAAAGGAGCAGTGGTCCAGATACTAACCGGGTTCGTGGAAATGATTCACCATATGGCCGTAGAACCGGTCGAACCGGATAG
- a CDS encoding Plant regulator RWP-RK family protein (Plant regulator RWP-RK family protein; CONTAINS InterPro DOMAIN/s: Octicosapeptide/Phox/Bem1p (InterPro:IPR000270), Plant regulator RWP-RK (InterPro:IPR003035); BEST Arabidopsis thaliana protein match is: Plant regulator RWP-RK family protein (TAIR:AT1G20640.2); Has 692 Blast hits to 593 proteins in 43 species: Archae - 0; Bacteria - 4; Metazoa - 2; Fungi - 0; Plants - 620; Viruses - 0; Other Eukaryotes - 66 (source: NCBI BLink).), with protein MENNSLPMDPAMDSSFMDGLLLEGCWLETTDASEFLNFSPSTSVAPFDPSSFMWSPTQDTSNSLSQMYGQDCPERSSLEDQNQGRDLSTFNRRWWIGPSGHHGFSVMERLVQAVTHIKDFTSERGSLIQLWVPVDRGGKRVLTTKEQPFSHDPMCQRLAHYREISENYQFSTEQEDSDSSSRDLVGLPGRVFLGKVPEWTPDVRFFKNEEYPRVQHAQDCDVRGTLAIPVFEQGSQICLGVIEVVMTTQMVKLSPDLESICRALQAVDLRSTEIPIPPSLKGPDFSYQAALPEIRNLLRCACETHKLPLAQTWVSCLKQSKTGCRHNDENYIHCVSTIDDACYVGDPTVREFHEACSEHHLLKGQGVVGEAFLTNGPCFSSDVSSYKKSEYPLSHHATMFGLHGTVAIRLRCIHTGSVDFVLEFFLPKNCRDIEEQRKMLNALSTIMAHVPRSLRTVTQKELEEEGDSMVSEVIEKGVTLPKIENTTEVHQSISTPQNVGLVFDGGTTEMGELGSEYGKGVSVNENNTFSSASGFNRVTEKKRTKAEKNITLDVLRQYFAGSLKDAAKSIGVCPTTLKRICRQHGIQRWPSRKIKKVGHSLQKIQRVIDSVEGVSGHHLPIGSFYASFPNLAASPEASSLQQQSKITTFLSYSHSPPAKSPGSSCSHSSSCSSETQVIKEDPTDKTRLVSRSFKETQTTHLSPSSQEDDFLRVKVSYEEEKIRFKMRNSHRLKDLLWEIAKRFSIEDVSRYDLKYLDEDNEWVLLRCDDDVEECVDVCRSFPGQTIKLLLQLSSSYLPERSSVSGCLS; from the exons ATGGAAAACAATTCTCTTCCTATGGATCCAGCTATGGATTCTTCATTCATGGACGGATTACTTCTAGAAGGTTGCTGGTTAGAGACAACAGATGCATCCGAGTTCCTTAATTTTAGTCCTTCAACTTCTGTAGCCCCTTTTGATCCTTCTTCCTTCATGTGGTCTCCAACGCAAGACACATCTAATAGCTTATCTCAGATGTATGGTCAAGATTGTCCAGAAAGATCAAGTCTTGAGGATCAAAACCAAGGGAGAGATCTCTCTACCTTTAACAGACGTTGGTGGATTGGACCAAGTGGTCATCATGGCTTTTCTGTTATGGAAAGATTGGTTCAAGCAGTGACACACATTAAAGATTTCACTAGTGAGAGAGGCTCTCTTATACAGTTGTGGGTGCCTGTGGATAGAGGTGGTAAGCGAGTTTTGACCACAAAGGAACAACCTTTTAGTCATGATCCAATGTGTCAAAGGCTTGCTCATTACAGAGAGATCTCTGAGAATTATCAGTTCTCTACTGAACAGGAGGATTCAGATTCTAGTTCCAGGGACTTGGTTGGTTTGCCTGGAAGAGTTTTCTTGGGGAAGGTTCCTGAATGGACTCCTGATGTGAGGTTTTTCAAGAATGAGGAGTATCCGAGAGTTCAACATGCTCAAGACTGTGATGTTCGAGGCACGTTAGCTATTCCTGTGTTTGAACAAGGTAGTCAGATTTGCTTAGGTGTTATTGAGGTTGTGATGACTACACAAATGGTTAAACTAAGTCCTGACCTTGAAAGCATCTGCAGAGCACTtcag GCAGTTGATCTTAGAAGCACAGAGATTCCAATACCGCCTTCTCTAAAG GGACCAGATTTCTCTTACCAAGCTGCATTACCTGAAATCAGAAACCTCTTGAGATGTGCTTGCGAGACGCATAAACTACCATTAGCTCAAACATGGGTCTCATGTctcaaacaaagcaaaactgGTTGCCGTCACAATGATGAGAACTATATCCATTGTGTATCCACAATCGATGATGCTTGCTATGTTGGTGATCCTACAGTCCGTGAATTCCACGAAGCTTGCTCTGAGCACCATCTCTTGAAAGGTCAAGGAGTTGTTGGAGAAGCCTTTTTGACCAATGGCCCTTGCTTTTCATCTGATGTTTCTAGCTACAAGAAATCTGAGTACCCTCTCTCTCACCACGCGACTATGTTTGGCTTACATGGTACAGTCGCGATACGCTTACGCTGTATCCACACTGGCTCAGTTGATTTCGTCTTGGAGTTCTTTTTGCCTAAAAATTGTCGGGATATAGAGGAACAgaggaaaatgttgaatgctCTTTCGACTATAATGGCGCATGTACCTAGAAGCTTAAGGACAGTCACGCAGAAGGAACTAGAAGAAGAGGGAGATTCAATGGTGAGCGAGGTCATAGAGAAAGGAGTGACATTGCCAAAGATAGAGAATACAACAGAAGTACATCAGAGTATTAGCACTCCTCAAAATGTAGGATTAGTATTCGATGGAGGAACAACGGAGATGGGCGAGTTAGGTTCTGAATATGGCAAAGGTGTGAGTGTGAATGAGAACAACACTTTCTCTAGTGCTAGTGGTTTCAATAGAGTGACTGAGAAAAAGCGAACGAAGGccgaaaaaaacataactttgGATGTTCTTCGCCAATATTTCGCAGGGAGTCTCAAAGATGCTGCCAAGAGTATTGGTG TTTGTCCAACGACATTGAAGAGGATATGCAGACAGCATGGGATACAGAGATGGCCttcaagaaaaatcaagaaagttGGTCATTCGCTTCAGAAAATCCAAAGGGTCATCGACTCGGTTGAAGGTGTTTCGGGTCATCATCTTCCTATAGGCTCCTTCTACGCGAGTTTCCCAAATCTAGCTGCTTCACCAGAAGCATCATCCCTACAACAGCAATCCAAGATTACTACATTCTTGTCCTATTCACATTCACCACCTGCAAAGTCCCCTGGTTCCTCGTGTAGTCACAGCTCAAGCTGTTCCAGTGAAACACAAGTAATCAAGGAAGATCCCACGGATAAGACTAGACTAGTCTCAAGATCTTTTAAAGAAACGCAAACCACACacttatcaccatcatcacaaGAGGATGATTTTCTGAGGGTAAAGGTAAGCTATGAGGAGGAGAAGATCCGGTTTAAGATGAGAAACTCGCATAGGTTAAAAGATTTACTGTGGGAAATAGCAAAACGATTTAGTATAGAAGATGTGAGCAGATACGATCTGAAATACTTAGATGAAGACAATGAATGGGTTTTGTTGAGATGTGACGATGATGTAGAAGAGTGTGTAGATGTTTGCAGATCTTTTCCAGGACAAACGATTAAGCTTTTGCTTcagctctcttcttcttatcttccaGAACGTTCTTCTGTCAGTGGATGTCTTTCATGA